One region of Quercus lobata isolate SW786 chromosome 2, ValleyOak3.0 Primary Assembly, whole genome shotgun sequence genomic DNA includes:
- the LOC115958019 gene encoding precursor of CEP9-like, translating into MATFKLIYTIAFLLAIVFSYGIIATEGTRQLRTQNIKKCDQNHVAICEKIVREMRNSLNHLRRGILDHEAAGTESAPPAGSGQTHVEESRTDDFRPTDPGHSPGAGHSKGSQSVDPNE; encoded by the coding sequence ATGGCCACTTTCAAGCTCATTTACACAATTGCTTTCCTTCTTGCAATAGTCTTTTCTTATGGGATTATTGCCACTGAGGGAACTAGGCAGTTGAGGACACAGAACATTAAGAAATGTGATCAGAATCACGTAGCTATTTGTGAGAAAATTGTTCGGGAAATGAGAAATAGTCTCAATCACTTGCGCCGTGGCATTTTAGACCATGAAGCTGCAGGTACTGAATCTGCACCACCAGCTGGTAGTGGTCAAACTCATGTTGAAGAAAGCAGAACTGATGATTTCCGACCCACTGATCCAGGTCACAGTCCTGGTGCTGGTCACTCCAAAGGATCTCAAAGCGTGGATCCAAACGAGTAG